From Alphaproteobacteria bacterium, a single genomic window includes:
- a CDS encoding TRAP transporter substrate-binding protein → MERRDFLKGAAVAGAAAAASTLAAPAIAQGKRELKMVMAWPKNSPGAGTSGQRIADRITMLSGGMLTVKVYGAGELVPAFQSFDAVSAGDADMYHAAEYYFQGKSKAYNFMTAVPFGMTGSETHAWIRYGGGQQLWDELSAGFNIKAFPSHTTGVQMGGWFRKEIHSIDDFQGLKMRMPGLGGEVLRALGATPLNLPVGEIYPSLQSGAIDATEWVGPWQDLAFGFYKIAKNYYYPGFHEPGTVASVGINKTLYDGLTKEQQQIVAIAVMAEAWEQSAEFNALNSSSLDTLVNKHGVILQRYPDDVLDKARAASADVIATMAATDDITKRVYDSYSAFQKQAMDYAAIGELGYMAARAAAS, encoded by the coding sequence GTGGAACGTCGTGACTTTTTGAAGGGCGCCGCGGTTGCCGGCGCCGCTGCCGCCGCCTCGACCCTGGCCGCGCCGGCCATCGCCCAGGGCAAGCGCGAACTGAAAATGGTGATGGCCTGGCCGAAGAATTCGCCTGGCGCCGGCACGTCCGGCCAGCGCATCGCCGACCGCATCACCATGCTGTCCGGCGGCATGCTGACGGTGAAGGTCTATGGCGCCGGCGAGCTTGTCCCCGCCTTCCAGTCATTCGATGCGGTGTCGGCGGGCGACGCGGACATGTATCACGCGGCCGAGTATTACTTTCAGGGCAAGTCCAAGGCCTACAACTTCATGACCGCGGTGCCGTTCGGCATGACCGGCTCCGAAACCCATGCCTGGATCCGCTATGGCGGCGGCCAGCAATTGTGGGACGAACTGTCCGCGGGCTTCAACATCAAGGCCTTCCCCTCGCACACGACGGGCGTGCAGATGGGCGGCTGGTTCCGCAAGGAAATCCACAGCATCGACGATTTCCAGGGCCTGAAAATGCGCATGCCGGGCCTGGGCGGCGAGGTGCTGCGCGCCCTGGGCGCGACGCCGCTGAACCTGCCGGTCGGCGAAATCTACCCCTCGCTGCAATCCGGCGCCATCGACGCGACCGAATGGGTCGGCCCCTGGCAGGATCTGGCCTTCGGCTTCTACAAGATCGCCAAGAACTATTATTATCCGGGCTTCCACGAGCCGGGCACGGTGGCGTCTGTGGGCATCAACAAGACGCTCTATGACGGCCTGACCAAGGAACAGCAGCAGATCGTCGCCATCGCCGTGATGGCGGAAGCCTGGGAACAGTCGGCCGAGTTCAACGCGCTGAATTCCTCCTCGCTCGACACGCTGGTGAACAAGCACGGCGTGATCCTGCAACGCTATCCGGACGACGTGCTGGACAAGGCGCGGGCCGCATCCGCGGACGTCATCGCCACCATGGCCGCCACCGACGACATCACCAAGCGCGTGTACGACAGCTACTCCGCCTTCCAGAAACAGGCGATGGACTACGCCGCCATCGGCGAACTCGGCTACATGGCCGCGCGGGCGGCGGCGTCCTAA
- a CDS encoding anhydro-N-acetylmuramic acid kinase — MSGTSMDGVDAALLWTDGERVVEPRGFAFRPYPPAFRAALADALLAPEERAPALEAALTDHHRDAVRGLLAQTGVGLSDVAVIGFHGHTVLHKPAAHRTWQLGDGRRLAKALGRPVVCDFRSADVAAGGEGAPLAPVYHRALAGGAPRPCAVLNLGGVANVTWIGPGAGELLAFDTGPANMLLDEWALRHTGEPLDRDGRLAAAGTVDAGVLAEMLAAPYFARTPPKSLDRLDFGLEAVAHLSAADGAATLVAFTAASVAAACRHMPAPPKLWIVGGGGRHNPALMQALRQRLAAPLDAAEAHGIDGDALEAEAFAYLAVRSVRGLPISFPGTTGAPEPLSGGRLFRPGRG, encoded by the coding sequence ATGAGCGGCACCTCCATGGACGGGGTCGATGCCGCCCTGCTCTGGACCGACGGCGAGCGGGTGGTGGAGCCGCGCGGCTTTGCCTTCCGCCCCTATCCGCCGGCTTTCCGCGCCGCGCTGGCCGACGCCCTGCTGGCGCCGGAGGAACGGGCGCCGGCGTTGGAAGCCGCGCTGACCGATCATCACCGCGACGCCGTGCGAGGGTTGCTGGCGCAGACCGGCGTCGGGCTCAGCGACGTGGCGGTGATCGGCTTTCACGGCCACACCGTGCTGCACAAGCCGGCCGCGCACCGCACCTGGCAGTTGGGCGACGGCCGGCGGCTGGCGAAGGCGCTGGGGCGGCCGGTGGTCTGCGATTTCCGCTCCGCCGACGTGGCGGCCGGCGGTGAGGGGGCCCCGCTGGCGCCGGTCTATCACCGGGCACTGGCCGGCGGCGCGCCCCGGCCCTGCGCCGTGCTGAATCTGGGCGGGGTCGCCAATGTCACCTGGATCGGGCCGGGCGCGGGCGAGTTGCTGGCGTTCGACACCGGCCCCGCCAACATGCTGCTGGACGAATGGGCGCTCCGCCACACCGGCGAGCCGCTGGACCGCGACGGCCGGCTGGCGGCGGCCGGCACGGTGGACGCGGGCGTTTTGGCCGAGATGCTGGCCGCCCCCTATTTCGCCCGCACGCCGCCGAAATCGCTCGACCGGCTGGATTTCGGGCTGGAGGCGGTGGCGCACCTGTCCGCGGCGGACGGGGCGGCGACGCTTGTCGCCTTTACCGCGGCCAGCGTCGCCGCCGCCTGCCGGCATATGCCGGCGCCGCCGAAACTCTGGATTGTCGGCGGTGGCGGGCGGCACAATCCGGCGCTGATGCAGGCACTGCGCCAGCGCCTCGCCGCGCCGCTGGATGCGGCCGAGGCGCATGGCATTGACGGCGATGCGCTGGAGGCGGAAGCGTTCGCCTATCTGGCCGTGCGCTCGGTGCGCGGCCTGCCGATCAGCTTCCCCGGCACCACCGGCGCGCCGGAGCCGCTCTCCGGCGGTCGCCTGTTCCGGCCGGGGCGCGGCTGA
- a CDS encoding tyrosine--tRNA ligase, whose translation MVQASLPTTSSARSMPRSDFLAALTERGFVHQCTDTEGLDARAAAGPIRAYIGFDCTADSLHVGSLVQIMMLHWLQKTGHKPIVLMGGGTTKIGDPSGRDETRQLLTHEDIQRNKAGIFRVFEKLLTFGAEASATDAIMVDNDEWLSELKYIPLLREIGRHFSVNRMLTMDSVRLRLEREQPLTFLEFNYMILQSYDFVELSKRYGCVLQMGGSDQWGNIVSGVDLGRRLEQPQLYGLTSPLITTADGAKMGKTAAGAIWLNEERLSVYDYWQFWRNTLDADVGRFLKLFTVLPLDEIARLEALQGAELNEAKKILATEATALLHGRTKAAEAAETARRTFEEGAQAEGLPTVDVPATDLEAGIPAFDLLRRAGLAASGGEARRLVRGGGARLNDVPIGDENQTIGAADLTAAGTLKLSAGRKRHVLVRPA comes from the coding sequence ATGGTACAGGCCTCGCTTCCGACGACAAGCAGTGCCAGATCCATGCCGCGTTCCGACTTCCTTGCCGCGCTGACAGAGCGGGGCTTTGTCCACCAATGCACCGATACGGAGGGCCTGGACGCCCGCGCCGCCGCGGGGCCGATTCGCGCCTATATCGGCTTCGACTGCACCGCCGATTCGCTGCATGTGGGCAGTCTGGTGCAGATCATGATGCTGCACTGGCTGCAAAAGACCGGGCACAAGCCCATCGTGCTGATGGGCGGCGGCACCACCAAGATCGGCGACCCCTCCGGCCGCGACGAAACCCGGCAATTGCTGACGCACGAGGATATTCAGCGCAACAAGGCCGGCATTTTCCGGGTGTTCGAAAAGCTGCTGACCTTCGGGGCCGAGGCGTCCGCCACCGATGCCATCATGGTCGACAACGACGAGTGGCTGAGCGAGCTGAAATACATCCCGCTGCTGCGCGAGATCGGCCGGCATTTCAGCGTCAACCGCATGCTGACCATGGACAGCGTCCGCCTGCGCCTGGAACGCGAACAGCCGCTGACCTTCCTCGAATTCAACTACATGATCCTGCAAAGCTACGACTTCGTGGAGTTGTCGAAGCGCTATGGCTGCGTGCTGCAAATGGGCGGCAGCGACCAGTGGGGCAATATCGTCTCCGGCGTCGATCTGGGCCGGCGGCTGGAGCAGCCGCAACTCTATGGCCTGACCAGCCCGCTGATCACCACGGCCGACGGCGCCAAGATGGGCAAGACCGCCGCCGGCGCGATCTGGCTGAACGAGGAGCGGCTCAGCGTCTATGACTACTGGCAGTTCTGGCGCAACACGCTGGACGCCGATGTCGGGCGCTTCCTGAAACTGTTCACCGTGCTGCCGCTGGACGAGATCGCCCGGCTGGAGGCGCTGCAAGGCGCCGAACTGAACGAGGCGAAGAAAATCCTGGCGACCGAGGCCACCGCCCTGCTGCACGGCCGGACCAAGGCAGCGGAAGCCGCGGAAACCGCGCGGCGCACCTTCGAGGAAGGCGCCCAGGCGGAAGGCCTGCCGACGGTCGATGTGCCGGCGACGGACCTGGAAGCCGGCATTCCCGCTTTCGACCTGCTGCGGCGGGCCGGCCTTGCGGCCAGCGGCGGTGAGGCGCGGCGGCTGGTGCGGGGCGGCGGCGCCCGCCTGAACGACGTGCCGATCGGCGACGAGAACCAAACCATCGGCGCCGCCGACCTGACCGCGGCCGGAACGCTGAAACTCTCCGCCGGCCGCAAGCGGCACGTGCTGGTCAGACCCGCCTGA